CAGCGCTTTGGCGAGCGCCGCTTTCCGAATAAGCTAATATCATTTTCCGGGCAAATTATTCTTCATCGTCATGCAAAAAGCTTCTTCCGCGATTGCGCAGGAAAGTGGGAATGTCCAGGTGGTCGCTTGCCGGCTGTTCCCCAAACGGCTTGATGTTGGCCGGTTTCGCTTCCTTGGCCGGAGGCTGTGTTAATCTGCCGGCGGGAGGAACCGGCTTCATCTTGTTTTCAAAGCCCGTCGCAATTACGGTTACCTTGATTTCATCCTTGAATTCTTCATCGATAATGGCGCCAAAAATCATATTGACTTCCGGATCGGAAGCGGAAATGACGATTTCTGCAGCTTCATTGACTTCGTACAAGCTCAAGTTTGTGCCGCCGGTAATATTCATGATCACTCCGCGCGCGCCTTCAATAGATGTTTCCAAAAGCGGACTCATGATGGCTTTTCGCGCCGCTTCCGCCGCGCGGTTTTCTCCCGACGCCACCCCGATGCCCATCAAGGCGGACCCGCGTTCGGTCATAATCGTCTTGACATCGGCAAAGTCCAGATTGATCAGTCCCGGGACGGCAATCAGGTCGGATATCCCCTGCACGCCTTGGCGGAGCACATTGTCGGCTTCGCGGAACGCTTCCAGCATCGGTGTTTTCTTGTCGACAATCTCCAACAGACGGTCATTCGGGATCACAATAAGCGTATCGACTTTCTCTTTCAACGCGGCAATGCCTTGATCGGCCTGGAGCGCCCGTTTGCGCCCTTCAAAGGTAAACGGTCTCGTAACGACG
The genomic region above belongs to Bacilli bacterium and contains:
- the ftsZ gene encoding cell division protein FtsZ — encoded protein: MLEFDLDMDHIAQIKVIGVGGGGSNAVNRMIEFGVKGVEFITVNTDAQALNLAKSEHKLQIGDKLTRGLGAGANPEVGKKAAEESKEAIVNTLRGADMVFVTAGMGGGTGTGAAPVIAEIARECGALTVGVVTRPFTFEGRKRALQADQGIAALKEKVDTLIVIPNDRLLEIVDKKTPMLEAFREADNVLRQGVQGISDLIAVPGLINLDFADVKTIMTERGSALMGIGVASGENRAAEAARKAIMSPLLETSIEGARGVIMNITGGTNLSLYEVNEAAEIVISASDPEVNMIFGAIIDEEFKDEIKVTVIATGFENKMKPVPPAGRLTQPPAKEAKPANIKPFGEQPASDHLDIPTFLRNRGRSFLHDDEE